From a single Kiloniellales bacterium genomic region:
- the purE gene encoding 5-(carboxyamino)imidazole ribonucleotide mutase — MAEPRVGIIMGSQSDWATLRHAAETLEQLGVAHEVRIVSAHRTPRRMVDYADAARDRGLQAIIAGAGGAAHLPGMVAALTPLPVFGIPVESQALSGLDSLLSIVQMPAGVPVGTLAIGRAGAVNAALLAAAVVALQDDAVAVALDAWRRKQSEAVPETPRDT; from the coding sequence ATGGCGGAACCAAGAGTCGGCATCATCATGGGGAGCCAGTCCGACTGGGCGACCCTGCGGCATGCGGCGGAAACGCTCGAGCAACTCGGCGTGGCCCACGAGGTGCGGATCGTCTCGGCCCACCGGACGCCGCGCCGCATGGTGGACTACGCCGACGCGGCGCGGGATCGTGGACTGCAGGCCATAATCGCCGGGGCCGGCGGCGCGGCGCATCTGCCGGGCATGGTGGCCGCCCTGACGCCGCTGCCGGTCTTCGGGATCCCCGTGGAGTCCCAGGCGCTCAGCGGGCTCGACAGCCTTCTCTCGATCGTACAGATGCCTGCCGGCGTTCCGGTCGGCACGCTGGCGATCGGCCGGGCGGGCGCGGTCAATGCGGCGCTGCTGGCGGCCGCGGTCGTGGCGCTTCAGGACGACGCGGTGGCCGTGGCGCTCGACGCGTGGCGCCGGAAGCAGTCCGAGGCCGTGCCCGAAACCCCGCGCGACACCTGA
- a CDS encoding GGDEF domain-containing protein — MSRPVTRLSASPTASDRRLAAFAAAERRTKALDTPTARPALGDREDAASLMGIPAEELSPPIREAVLRMVKQISGLHEELDRARDRISQLTELADRDSLTPLLNRRAFQRELERTLSFARRYGAPSSLVYFDVNGMKRINDRFGHQAGDAALVHLSRIMLGQVRKSDVVGRLGGDEFGVILAHTDRAKAERKARDLARLMSSTPLSFDGRPLTLRIAHGVHHFGPDDDAADVLKAADHAMYADKNGSFPAG; from the coding sequence ATGTCACGTCCGGTTACCAGGCTATCTGCTTCGCCGACCGCGAGCGACCGGCGCCTGGCCGCCTTCGCCGCCGCGGAGCGGCGGACAAAGGCGCTCGACACGCCGACCGCCCGTCCCGCCCTCGGAGACCGGGAGGACGCCGCCAGCCTGATGGGAATCCCCGCTGAGGAGCTGAGCCCGCCGATCCGCGAAGCGGTCCTGCGCATGGTGAAGCAGATCAGCGGGCTGCACGAAGAGCTGGACCGGGCCCGCGACCGCATCAGCCAGCTGACCGAGCTGGCCGACCGGGACAGCCTGACCCCGCTGCTGAACCGCCGGGCCTTCCAGCGTGAGCTGGAACGGACGCTCTCCTTCGCCCGGCGCTACGGCGCGCCGAGCAGCCTGGTCTATTTCGACGTCAACGGGATGAAGCGGATCAACGACCGCTTCGGCCATCAGGCCGGCGACGCGGCCCTGGTCCACCTGTCGCGGATCATGCTGGGCCAGGTGCGCAAGAGCGACGTCGTCGGACGCCTCGGCGGCGACGAGTTCGGCGTCATTCTCGCCCATACCGACCGCGCCAAGGCGGAGCGCAAGGCGCGGGACCTGGCTCGCCTGATGTCCTCCACCCCGCTCAGCTTCGACGGGCGGCCGCTCACGCTGCGCATCGCCCACGGCGTGCACCACTTCGGGCCCGACGACGACGCAGCGGACGTCCTCAAGGCCGCCGATCACGCCATGTACGCCGACAAGAACGGCAGCTTCCCGGCCGGCTGA